Below is a window of Pseudomonas sp. B21-040 DNA.
CCGCGAGACTTGGCCCCGGCCTGCAACGCCAACGCCAGGCTGGCGCCCACCAGGCCGCCACCGATGATTGCCAGATTGACCCGGCTCATGCTGCTTGTGTCCGCGCTTGCGCCATCAGGGCCTCGATCTCGGCAACCGTTTTCGGTACGCCTTTGGTTAATATTTCACAACCGGTCTTGGTCACCACCACGTCGTCCTCGATGCGCACGCCGATACCGCGCCATTTCTTCGCCACGTTCTGGTTGTCCGGGGAAATGTAGATTCCCGGCTCCACGGTGAGCGCCATGCCGACTTCCAGCACACGCCATTCGCCACCGACCTTGTATTCGCCGACGTCATGCACATCCATCCCCAGCCAGTGACCGGCGCGGTGCATGTAAAACGCCTTGTAGGCTTCGCTGGCGATCAACTCGTCGACGTCACCCTGCAACAGGCCAAGCTTCACCAGGCCGGCAGTAATCACTTTAACCGTGGCTTCGTGCGCCTGATTCCAGTGCTTGTTCGGGGCGATTTCGGCAAACGCGGCTTCTTGCGACGCCAGCACCAACTCGTAGATCGCTTTCTGCTCCGGTGAATACTTGCCGTTGACCGGCCAGGTGCGGGTGATGTCGCTGGCGTAGCAGTCGATCTCGCAACCGGCGTCGATCAGCACCAGGTCACCGTCCTTGAGCACGGCGTCATTCTGCTGGTAATGCAGGATGCAACTGTTGCGCCCCGCCGCGACGATCGAACCGTAGGCCGGCATCTTCGCCCCGCCCTTGCGGAACTCGTAATCAAGCTCGGCTTCGAGGCTGAACTCGTGGAGCCCGGCGCGGCTGGCCTGCATCGCCCGGATATGCGCCTGGGCAGAAATCCGTGCGGCTTCACGC
It encodes the following:
- the pepP gene encoding Xaa-Pro aminopeptidase, which translates into the protein MIHIPKSEYSRRRKALMAQMEPNSIAILPAAAVAIRNRDVEHVYRQDSDFQYLSGFPEPQAVFVLMPGRAHGEYILFCRERNAERELWDGLRAGQEGAIRDFGADDAFPITDIDDILPGLIEGRDRVYSAMGSNPEFDRHLMDWINVIRSKAHLGAQPPNEFVALDHLLHDMRLYKSAAEVKVMREAARISAQAHIRAMQASRAGLHEFSLEAELDYEFRKGGAKMPAYGSIVAAGRNSCILHYQQNDAVLKDGDLVLIDAGCEIDCYASDITRTWPVNGKYSPEQKAIYELVLASQEAAFAEIAPNKHWNQAHEATVKVITAGLVKLGLLQGDVDELIASEAYKAFYMHRAGHWLGMDVHDVGEYKVGGEWRVLEVGMALTVEPGIYISPDNQNVAKKWRGIGVRIEDDVVVTKTGCEILTKGVPKTVAEIEALMAQARTQAA